A section of the Lepus europaeus isolate LE1 chromosome 19, mLepTim1.pri, whole genome shotgun sequence genome encodes:
- the LOC133748522 gene encoding vomeronasal type-1 receptor 1-like, producing MASGKLEIGIVFFVQTAVGILGNLFLLCFYNFTLLTGHKLRPTDLILNQLTLANSLVLFSKGIPQTMAAFGLKYFLDDTGCKLVFYSHRLATGVSFSTICLLNGFQAIKIDSSVCKWMAFRFRSLKFIGFCCFLCWIPHLLLSTCILVIVNGPLDSRSRREGNSSAYCSWTMPENSSVYTVIYFSPDFMSLAFMLWASGTVVFVLHRHKKQVQHIHSHRHSSRPSPEARATWTVMILVSSFFSFYSVYTIMTVWMTLVANPGQWMVNSSVLVSSCFVAFAPFVLIISDTRVHQFCSACLPRRTSFPNLVAVS from the coding sequence ATGGCTTCTGGAAAGTTGGAAATAGGGATTGTCTTCTTTGTTCAAACTGCAGTTGGGATCTTGGGGAAtctcttccttctttgtttttataatttcacCTTGCTCACTGGTCACAAGTTGAGACCCACAGACCTGATTCTCAACCAGCTGACCTTAGCCAATTCTTTGGTCCTTTTCTCCAAAGGAATACCTCAAACAATGGCAGCTTTTGGATTGAAATATTTCCTGGATGACACTGGATGTAAACTTGTGTTTTATAGTCACAGGCTAGCCACGGGGGTTTCCTTCAGCACTATCTGCCTCCTCAATGGATTCCAGGCCATTAAGATTGACTCCAGTGTATGCAAGTGGATGGCATTCAGATTCAGATCCCTGAAGTTCATTGGCTTCTGCTGTTTCCTCTGCTGGATCCCACATCTCCTGCTAAGCACATGTATTCTTGTAATAGTGAATGGTCCACTGGATAGCAGAAGCCGCCGGGAGGGAAATAGCTCTGCATACTGTTCCTGGACAATGCCGGAGAACAGCTCAGTGTACACAGTCATATATTTTTCCCCTGATTTTATGAGTTTGGCCTTCATGCTCTGGGCTAGTGGTACTGTGGTCTTTGTCTTACACAGACACAAGAAGCAGGTCCAGCACATCCATAGCCACAGACACTCTTCTAGACCCTCCCCCGAGGCCAGGGCCACGTGGACCGTCATGATCCTGGTGAGCtcgtttttctctttttactcaGTCTACACCATCATGACCGTTTGGATGACTTTAGTGGCAAACCCTGGCCAGTGGATGGTGAACAGCTCTGTGCTTGTGTCATCATGTTTTGTGGCATTCGCTCCTTTTGTGCTCATCATCAGTGATACCCGTGTACATCAGTTCTGCTCTGCCTGCTTGCCAAGGAGAACAAGTTTTCCTAATCTGGTTGCTGTGTCATGA